GCTGACCGCAACCTCTTCGGCAACAACTAACAGCCGATCTCCAGTAGGCGGCGGGTTTGGCCCGCCGCCCTGGCGACACTCAAAGAATTCAGGAGACTTGAAATGAAGAAGATCGCTCTTGCTGCCGTCGCCGTTCTGGCCATTTCCGGCAGCGCTTTCGCCGGCAGTGACAATTATGGTTCGAATGGCGCCAGCCAGCCGGCCGCCACGTCGACGGACAACTCATACACCGCTTCGATCAAGAAGTCCGAACCGGCGGCTCAGACGCCTGCGCACGGTGCCGACCGCAACCTGTTCGGCAACAACTAATATCAACGACAACCGGCGGGCTTGCCCGCCGCTTGGATTCGCGAATACCGGAGTACCCGAAATGAAAAAGATTGTTCTT
The genomic region above belongs to Mesorhizobium sp. B4-1-4 and contains:
- a CDS encoding DUF680 domain-containing protein gives rise to the protein MKKIALAAVAVLAISGSAFAGSDNYGSNGASQPAATSTDNSYTASIKKSEPAAQTPAHGADRNLFGNN